ttgatggcatggcacagtggtgacaattgatggcacagttgctgcgtttgatggcatggcacagtggctgcgtttgatggcatggcacagtggtgacaattgatggcacagtggctgcgtttaatggcatggcacagtggtgacaattgatggcacagtggctgcgtttgatggcatggcacagtggtgacaattgatggcacagttgctgcgtttgatggcatggcacagtggctgcgtttgatggcatggcacagtggtgacaattgatggcaaagtggctgcgtttgatggcatggcacagtggtgacaattgatggcccagtggctgcgtttgatggcatggcacagtggtgacaattgatggcacagtgtctgcgtttaatggcatggcacagtggtgacaattgatggcacagtggctgtgtttgatggcatggcacagtggtgacaattgatggcacagtggctgcgtttgatggcatggcacagtggctgcgtttgatggcatggcacagtggctgcgtttgatggcatggcacagtggtgacaattgatggcacagtgtctgcgtttgatgacatggcacagtggctgcgtttgatggcatggcacagtggctgcgtttgatggcacagtgactgcatttgatggcatggcacagtggtgacaattgatggcacagtggctgcgtttgatggcatggcagagtggctgagtttgatggcatggcagagtggctgcatttgatgggcacagtaaggctgcaattgttttttattttattttttttcgtttacgcccccccccaaaaatgttggctGTAATAAACAATCGTTCTATCTCTGGTCGGTACCTTCTGCTGGTTCATAGACATCTGCATGAAGCCTTTAGCGCACAGCGCCTCGGTATTGGCGGGCTCCGCCCTCAGCACGGTGTTATAATCGAATATCGCCGTCATCTTCTGTCCCAGCTGCCCGTAACATCTGCCTCTGGCCAGCAGAGAGTCCTTGGCATGGCCTCCTGTCCATAAATACACAACGCCTTTTGTTTAGCGATGCTGACAATACAAACGTCatcacatccccccctccccccctgacaaTTCACGCCATTTATTCCACCGCATCGCAGCACAGATGTTTAAGTCATTTGCGCACTTTTGCCAGAACACGTGCGCTCAGCGTTTTCCGTGGAAGGTTCAGTTTCTATTGTATTCTTATCTTTACATTTTCGGAATTTTTGCGATATCAAGTCACTTTTTAATTTGGAACTGCAGCACGGCTCACACTAAAAGGATCAATCCACCTTCAACTGATACTTTagagttttatttatatataaaaaaaatattgcggaGCTATTCATCCTCTGAAACTGCATGTGCACGTGTTCTGTGCAAAAATCAAATGTTATTTGGCCATTTCCTCTCCAGGTTGATTGTTCTTCCTTCATACAGGATAAAGTAAATCGGGACAATACcacattatggtcactagatggtgCTGATGATCACAACAGCTAAATACTTATTTACTATGATCACCAGtgacatctagtggccataaagcaGTATTTTTATGATTCACTCTATGAAGAATATTCAACCTGGATAGAAAATATCCCGACCCTACACCTTGCTAGATGGAGAAACTCGGGGGCTATGTCTTAACTGGCAAATGTTCAGAAGCTACCAGAATCAGAAGATGTCCTTTATATAGGTAACCTCTCTTAAAAATATATTCTGCACATATTTGCTAAAGCCTGGGCCCAAAAGTTCCAACACATGGAGGTTGAATGATTTTTTCCATAGATGTTGCTCTTCTGCACGGCATCAATTATATGCCATATGATATCTGGAAATTGTGTCATGTCTGTCCAGCCATATCTCTATTATCtgcctgtccctccatccctatCGCTCAGTAGTTAGACATACTGGAGTATCCATCGATCTATCATCTATCTGTATCCATTGTGGCTCAGTGGTTAGCAGTGCTGCGTCCTATTTATCTGTCCATCTCTATCTGTATATACCGTGGCTCAGTGGTGTGTAGTACTGGGGTACTGTAGTACTCTCTAGATATTGTGGTTTAGTGGCTAGCAGTGTTGGGGTCCTTCTATTTATTGTCTATCTGTATCTGTATGTATTGTGGCTCAATGGTTAGTAGTAATGGGGTCCTTCAattcatctctctctatctctctctctctctgcctgtctattgctctctctctctctgtctattgctctctctctctctctctatctatccatctatatatatatctctatatatatttctgtctattgctctctctctctctctctctctgttgcgctctctctctctctctattgctctctttctctctctattgctctcattttctctctctctcgctatctccctctctctctctattgctctctctctattgctctctctctctctctctctctgttgcgctctctctctctctctattgctctctttctctctctattgctctctttttctctctctctcgctatctccctctctctctattgcgctctctctctattgctctctctctctctctctctctctctctatatatatatatatatatctactgtatatctatctctctatctatatctatctctctctgtctattgCTCGCTctccctctcgctctctcttcccccccctctttctctctctctctgtctattgctctctctccctcgctccctctctctctatctctctctgtctctctctatctatctctctctacctACCTTTCTAtcgatctctttctctctctatctctctgtctattgctctctctctccctctctatctatctctctctcattctctctattgcgcgctctctctatctctttctacCTACCTCTCTATCAATCTCTCTCGATCTAtgtattgctctctctctctcgctctgtctattgctctctctctcgctctgtctattgctctctctctcgctctgtctattgctctctttctctctctcgctctgtctattgctctctctctttctctctctctgtctattgctctctctctttctctctctattgctctctctctctctctctgtccattgctctctctttctctcattctattgctctctctctatatctatctctctatctatatctctctctctgtctattgctctctctctctcgctctctctttcttcccctctttctatctctctctacctacctctctctctctatctatctatctccctctgtctctctatctattgctctctttctctctctctctctctctctctctctctattgttctctatctctctatctatatctctctctactGTATATCTATCACTCTCTCtattgctttctctctctctccctctctttctccctcttatGGCTCAGTGGTCAGCAGTACTGGACTCTTTCTACGTACCTGTCTATCTCtatctgtatatgtatatgttgTGGCTCAGTGGTTAGCAATATTGTGGCTCTTCTATTTGTCTATCTGTATCTATTGTGCTTAAGTGTTTACcagtgtctatctatctgtctatctgtctgtctgtctgtctgtctatctgtctgtctgtctgtctatctgtctgtctatctgtctatctatctatctatctatctatctatctatctatctatctatctatctatctatctctatctatctatctatctatctatctatctatatctatctatctatctatctatctatctatctatctctatcctgGCTCAGTGGTTGGCAGCAGTTGACCAGATCAATGTCCGGCTCTCGTATTGTCTCCAATCCCCGGTATCCTCGTACCTGACGCTATAATAGCGAAGGACAAGTAGGCCACGGCCTCCCTCAGGTACGCCTCCCCCTGTCTGCTCTGTAGGATGGACATGCCCTTGGCGTGGCAGTGACTCTGCATCAGTCTGCGATCCTCTTCTATGAAAATATCCATGATGGGCAAAAGGCAAGAAGTGTCACCCAGCTGGATCACCTTCTTAATGAGCTGAGGAAGAGAGAAGAATAAAATCATCACCTTCATAGCAAATGTCTCatcattttattaaagggccagtcCACCTAAAACTGAGACTGTCCAGTAGATCCcggggagttcccaccatccctgtgctgagttcccgagtctgtacacccactgtgcccattatgaggggttcccaccacccctgtgctgagttcccgggtctgtacacctgatgtgcccattatgaggagttcccaccatccctgtgctgagttcccgggtctgtacacccgctgtgcccattataaggggttcccaccatccctgtgctgagtccccgggtctgtacacccgctgtgcccattatgaggggttcccaccacccctgtgctgagtccccgggtctgtacacccgctgtgcccattatgaggggttcccaccacccctgtgctgagttccagagtctgtacacccgctgtgcccattataaggggttcccaccatccctgtgctgagttcccgggtctgtacaccactgtgcccattatgaggagttcccaccatccctgtgctgagttcccgagtctgtacacccgctgtgcccattatgaggggttcccaccatccctgtgctgagttcctgagtctgtacacccgctgtgcccattatgaggggttcccaccacccctgtgttgAGTTCCcgtgtctgtacacccgctgtgcccattatgaggagttcccaccatccctgtgctgagttcccgagtctgtacacccgctgtgcccattatgaggggttcccaccatccctgtgttgagttcctgggtctgtacacctgctgtgcccattatgaggggttcccaccatccctgtgctgagttcccgggtctgtacacccgctgtgcccattatgaggggttcccaccatccctgtgccgagttcccgggtctgtacacccgctgtgcctattatgaggggttcccaccatccctgtgctaagttcccgggtctgtacacccgctgtgcccattatgaggggtttccaccatcccctaAAGCtgtgtacagcaccctgccagccCCTTCCACCagtcatgatctgcctgcattgcatggaGAAGTACAGAGACCCATTAATATCAATGTGTCTAAAATAAGGCATGTAATGAAATTGGAAAActtctatatatataaaagtcattatcatgttgatggggagaggcagagggaaaATTCCCAGGAAGAAAGTTCTGAATTCTCATTTTTTGGTAGCTGAGCCATTGAAGTACATTGGGAAGTGCTGCGCTGCCACCTGCTGTCGGATGTGTGTAATGCACAACTCATGGACTTCAATCTAGTCACAGTCATTTCAGAGCAGCCCCCCCACGCTGCACACCGTCCACCTATTATGAAGTGACAGATTGCACCATAAACATTACAATAAATATCTGCAGCTGGACAGGGATGACGATCGGtgggattgtaagctcttatgagcggGACCCTCTTAACACTCTTGtaatttattgtattgtaacactTCTGTCTCCCttcatattgtaaagcgctgagcaaactgttggcgctctatgaatcctgtataataagGTTTGCTCTGTGTCACCAACAAGCCTCAAAGTCGAActccccggaaaaaaaaaaaagacttttggatatagtggttagcacttctgccttgcagcactggggtcctaggttcaaatcccaaccaggacactagctgcatggagtttgcatgttctcccggtGAGGATGTGGGTCTCATTCATCCCTGATGGTACagtcagtgccgggacaaggccaTCTAGAGCCACAGGGCAAACATACCAAACTGCGACCCCcctaagatgtatgagcattatgtgcccCTCCCCTGCAGAAAtcacccctcccaacacaaatcttttccccaccacccctcctccaagtccaaatccccccccctcattcCTCTATCGCTGTCCTGTCCCAAAGACGTGAAGGTAAGTTCAAGGAAATATCCCAaaatgacaatacagtgtcctggaatgaaacggACAcagttaccccccctcccccccgggccaatcagaTGCCCCcaaaatccccgccccctgcttgtgattggagaaatcataaatcccgcctcttgtgtccaatcactatgctgtgattcgttacagcacaagcagatttttgggaagggagggtgtccctgaatggtagtttggaaatgtggtcaccctagtggcaaccctactcccccccccattccttctcaccctccccgacctcctctctgACCTCCTTCTCCacaaactcctcctcctcctctccgacCTCCTTCTCCacaaactcctcctcctcctctccgacCTCCTTCTCCAcaaactcctcctcctccccgaCCTCCtcctccccgacctcctctctgACCTCCTTCTCCacaaactcctcctcctcctctccgacCTCCTTCTCAAcaaactcctcctcctccccgacctcctctctgACCTCCTTCTCTAcaaactcctcctcctccccgaCCTCCCCCCGACCTCCTCTCTGACCTCCTTCTCTACAAACTCCTCCTCCCCGACCTCCTTCTCCAcaaactcctcctccttctctccgaCCTCCTTCTCCAcaaactcctcctcctccccgacctcctctctgACCTCCTTCTCTACAAACTCCTCCTCCCCGACCTCCTTCTCCAcaaactcctcctccttctctccgaCCTCCTTCTCCAcaaactcctcctcctccccgaCCTCCCCCCGACCTCCTCTCTGACCTCCTTCTCTACAAACTCCTCCTCCCCGACCTCCTTCTCCAcaaactcctcctccttctctccgaCCTCCTTCTCCAcaaactcctcctcctccccgaCCTCCtcctccccgacctcctctctgagctccttctccacaaactcctcctccccgacctcctccctgtcctcctcctctccgtCTTCCTCCTCCCCGAGCTCCCCCCGAATGTTCCGGTgacgcataggcgtgcgcacagggtgtcccggtgcagtgtcatattctgctccctatctcagaatgctccggaagtcacgtggcggcgaactacgcatgcgcaatgcgttccaatgcCAAATTTGATGCGTTCCAGGGTattcacgacactacccttcagtgaaccattacaatttgtcacggaagtgacgtattaccatacacggagcgggggggacagagagagacccattcacagcgagagagaaatagagatactgagatacattcagagcgagagagagatcgtctacatatattatagataacggaagtaatgcacataggggaggtaatcccctccctgagccccggTTCTCTGTCAgtatctctctatctgtatccctctctcgctctgaatgtatctacgtatctctatatgtctatctctctgtcgctctgaatgggtctctctctctgtccccccgctccgtgtatggtaatacgtcacttccgtgacaaattgtgatgggttcactgaacggtagtgtcgtgaatcccctggaacgcatcacatttggcgttggaacgcattgcgcatgcgcagtttgccgccacgtgacttaggcagcattctgtgatagggagcaaacggtgacactacaccgggtgtgcccaggcacaccctactcATCCCATGTGCATTAGTATTATTACTCGGTGTAGCAGCAGGatcatgggaaagatctccctcttactggCTCTGGCAaaagagaagtgtttatgctcttctctttcgtTGTGCCAGCAGGGAAATCAATGTtccggggtcatatatatgtagacacacacacacatgcatgtgtgtttgagctttagggtgcacatcctaatgcaataggctgcgcacacctatgcgggGACgggatcactttaaagcggagctccaccttaaagtggaactcccgctgatcagaacccccccccccccccctccggtgtcacatttgacacctctcaggggggggggggcagatacctgtctaaagacaggtattttcacccacttccggccacagtctgtgggcaggacgtcaccccccccccccccccccccccgttgtgctctgggaacactcggctcccagagaacagcgggagccaatcagcaggcgcagcgcaattCGCGCATGcatcgtagggaaccgggcagtgaagccggagcgcttcacttcctggtttcctcactgaggacggcgctggactccaggacaggtaagtgtgccgatattaaaagtcagcagctgcagtattttttttttcagcggacatcctctttaaatAACACCCGGCGCCGTAATAGCCGGACGGCGCAAAGGGCAAAGGCTAGTGCATGGAAAAATGAAACCTAATTTGCAGCACAGCCAATGATCAGCAAATGCTGAGGAATGCTGCTCTATCATTGGCCGTCTTCCATATGACAGATGTTTCTAAGCCCCCGTAATGCTCATAGAAATTCAATGTATAATAAATGGTGGCGAATACGCCTCGAGAGGGCGCTTTTCTGACCAGCTAATGTGCAATGCGACTCTTTGACAGCAAAAAAGTGGCAAATGATCAATGAACCAATCACGTTCCTCTTTATAACTCAGCTCGTTAATATAAAACTCCCCCCAAGCCGGTTATAGTGACTATACTACAGATAGTTATTGAATTGTCTAAAGGTGCAATGCTGCCACCTGCTGCTCACAGAGAGACTTGCAGCCCCTTACCTGGTTCCCGTCGTATATAAAGCCCTTTTTCAGCTGCAGAAGGGCCAGCCTGGCCAGGACCGGGGACCGCTGAGAGCTGCTGTTGAGGGCCAAGCTGAGCATCTTATGGGCTTCTTCTATGCGGTCCATCTGATAGAGAGCGTCAGTGCAGAGGATGCGGCACACGTCATCCGTGGGGTCCAACATCATCAGGAGCGTGGCCAGCTGGTGGACACCTGAAACATCACTAAACAACAAGGTGATGGACTTCAGATCAAGTCATTTGCATGGTCAACCTCAAGCTACCCAGATGTCACCAACAAGCCTCAAAGCCCAACTCCCCGAAGAAAAATGACTTTTGGatatagtggttagcacttctgccatgcagcactggggtcccagGTTTAAATTCTAACCAGGACACTAGCtgaatggagtttgcatgttccccCGGTGAGGATGTGGGTCTCATTCATCCCTGATGGAACagtcagtgccgggacaaggccaTCTAGAGCCACAGGGCAAACATACCAAACTGTGACCCCCCTACCCCAAGatatatgagcattatgtgtcccCCCCCTGCAGAAAtcacccctcccaacacaaatctttACCCCACCACCCCTCCTCCAAGTCCAAATCCTCTctcaccaaaccccccccccccctcattcctcTATCGCTTTCCTGTCCCAAAGCAGTattgccaaccgtccatatttttacggacagttcgtaaaaacgggcactcccccccccccattcgtaTATGACCGTGGTTgctggaatgtgccagtaaaaatagccgaaatcggttcggcttggaactgcgcatggagattggaggcagggggtgatggtggctgcggtggcactgcaaaggggggtggaggcagggggagattggaggcagggggagattggaggcagggggagattggagataGGGGGAGATTGGAGATAGGGGGAGATTGGAAATAGGGGGAgatagggggagattggaggcagggggagattggagataGGGGGAGATTGGATATAGGGGGAGATTGGAAATAGGGGAGATAGGGGGAGATTGGAAATAGGGGGAGATAGGGGGAGATTGGAGATAGGGGGAGATTGGAgatagggggagattggaggcagggggagattggaggcagagggagattgaagatagggggagattggaggcagggggagatcggaggcagagggagattggagccAGAGGGACCcaagcgcctgcagaggtgggggcaccaacGTGGCAgatttctcccctccctccttctctccttgtttgtgtccgtctagaactagtgttctgagcataggtgtgtgtccgtccagaactgatgtgtctctgaccagctcctgtactatgtctgcagtttctgaccatctcctgtactaaatatgcagtctctgaccgtctcctgtactatgtctgcagcctctgaccgtctcctgtactacgtctgcagtctctgaccgtttcctgtatcatgtctgcagtctctgaccatctcctgtatcatgtctgtagtatgtctgggggtctttctaacagactctctaacagaagccctctctgtgtccatcagagaggcccccctccaggtcccaataaagtactctgcttctcttcctgtattttttttattgttaagagatcatgtaaggatcccatgTTAATGAGAACTtcgtaggggagcatctctgtggttaagTCATTGCCattacatttgtaaaggggaggagttagtaaaatgaccacggcgccagaaatatttctgcacccaggcacctgtgaccctaggatcggccctgatgggcacagtgaggcctgcAATAGGTACGGTGAGGCAtgcgattggcacagtgaggcctgcaatgggcacagtgaggcctgcaatgggcacagtgaggcttgcgatgggcacagtgaggcttgcaatgggcacagtgaggcttgcaatgggcacagtgaggcatgcaaagggcacagtgaggcatgcaatgggcacagtgaggcatgcaatgggcatgcaatgggcacactgaggcatgcaatgggcacactgaggcatgcaatggacacagtgaagctgcaaatgggcattgttgaccctcctatccacttacagtggctgctgcaattcctaccctaggcttatactcaagttaataagttttcccatttttttgtggtaaaattaggtgcctcggcttataatcggatcggcttatactcgagtatatacggtaactggAAAAGGACTATGGAGTGAAAAAAAATGGAGAAGACAGAATTTGGAACAGCTgtgtatagcaaccaatcagcctcTATCTTCaatttgttcagttaagcttgaAATGAAAGATAGAAGACGATTGGTTGCCATAACCAACTGAAGAAGATTCTGGCCTATCCCAGAATTTACCCTCTTTTTATGTCCCGTTAAAAAATAATAGTGTGGCCTATATACAGAATATTACCATTCCTTGGGTGAGGCTCCATCTTGGtctcctgtcttcttcctgcTGGGGTTCCCGTTCTCACTGGAGGGCTTCTTTTGTAGCATCTTCTCACCTTCTTCCTgtaacactttaaagaggagACCCCTTTGGTTCCATGGCACATAGGTTTTAGTTGTAAGGAAAGTTTCATCCAGTTTGAGTTTGCAAGCTGTGATGTAGTCCAGGGCGGTCAGATACGGGCTTCCACTTATCATTCGGACCAGCCCTCTCCCGCAAAGAGCCTTGACGCAACTGGATGGATGGGGCGACTCGTCCTCTACAATCTTCTGAAAGTCCTTCAAGGCCTCTTGGTGTTCATTGATGTGGAAGTGACAAAAGCCTCGTAGAACGTATAAGGTGTTCTGATAGGTCTTCTTCTCCGAGTTAATCAGCCGGTCGCAGATGTCCAAGCAGGTTCGGAAATCTCCAGCTAAAAGTTTGCAGTCCGCCAACCGGATGTTCATTTCGCGTCTGCTATCCGGGCAGCACTGAATAAAAAACTCCAAAGCTTGCATGATCGGTAGGAGGAGGTCCGTACCAATGTCAGATCGGAGCTCGGTATGAGCCCGGACAGCTTCTCGGTAGTCCCCAAATTCAGTTTCAATGCAAGCCTTGGAACGCTCCATAACTCTGGCCACATCGGCCTTGGAAAAGATCTCTGTAAACCTTTTCCTGGCATGGATTGGGCTGATCCTGAAGGCCTCGGCCAAGTCTTGTACCATTTCCTTTGTCCTACAACCCAAAGAATAGTAGGCCGCGGCCCGATCTACGAGAAGGCAAGATattttctcctctttgagcttggTTTCCAAAGACAAGGCCTCGATGGCTCTAGAGTACACGGCTATGCATTCTTCGAATTTACATTCCTCGAATAAGTAAGCCGCTTGAGTGTTGCATATTTGGAGGTCATCGGGAGCCAAAGCAGCCAGAAAACTGTAACAATCGTGGAGCATAACTTTAATATTTCCTTCAGCGTTGTTATTTTCATAAGAGGAAATGTAGTCATGGAAAGCACGAATGACTTGAGGCAAATACTCTCTTTGTTTAGTGCAGATGTGTTGCTTGGCCTCGTCCTTGTACTTGGCGAACACTTGGACGTAATCTACGACCCCGTTTCTTGAGTGGGTTTGGGACAGAATCCACGCCAGACCTCGGGTCAGCAACAGTTTGAAGGAATGCTGGGGGTGGGCGTTCAATAGAGAGTTGCACCTGCCCACCACCTCTTCGTAGCGCCCACTCTTAAGGAACGTGCCCATTTTAAACAAAGAGGATGCAAAATTGTTGGGACAGAGCGTAGAAAGGAACACAGCCGCGATCCCGGGATTGAGTGACACAATGGCCATGCCATCGCACTTTATTTTTGGTATTTCGGCATCCCCTAAACACCATTTCTCCAGAGTGTTGATAATTTCCCGGTACTGCCCATCATCCAGGGATTTGACTCTCTGAAGTGCAACGGGGGCATTACAACTAAATGCTGCCATGAAGAACGCGGAAGCCAAAGAGAATTCTTCTTGGGTGAGATGTTGGTTGGCCTCTCGACATAGTTGGCTGGGGACGTCTTGGCCAGACATCTTCGGGGGAAAGGTCAGCTAATGAGACGGATAGAAAAATGTCTTCATTCTCCACTTATATGGAGCCAGGCCTGCAAAATAATGGGAAACGCCATCAAAATCGATAATACAGGAACATTGCCAAGGAATATTGCTACAGAGTATTTAAATTTCAGTGGACAAAATTTTCTACCTTTGAAataaactaccgtatatactcgggtataagccgacctgaatataagctgaggcacctaattttacc
This sequence is a window from Rana temporaria chromosome 10, aRanTem1.1, whole genome shotgun sequence. Protein-coding genes within it:
- the TTC34 gene encoding tetratricopeptide repeat protein 34, whose amino-acid sequence is MSGQDVPSQLCREANQHLTQEEFSLASAFFMAAFSCNAPVALQRVKSLDDGQYREIINTLEKWCLGDAEIPKIKCDGMAIVSLNPGIAAVFLSTLCPNNFASSLFKMGTFLKSGRYEEVVGRCNSLLNAHPQHSFKLLLTRGLAWILSQTHSRNGVVDYVQVFAKYKDEAKQHICTKQREYLPQVIRAFHDYISSYENNNAEGNIKVMLHDCYSFLAALAPDDLQICNTQAAYLFEECKFEECIAVYSRAIEALSLETKLKEEKISCLLVDRAAAYYSLGCRTKEMVQDLAEAFRISPIHARKRFTEIFSKADVARVMERSKACIETEFGDYREAVRAHTELRSDIGTDLLLPIMQALEFFIQCCPDSRREMNIRLADCKLLAGDFRTCLDICDRLINSEKKTYQNTLYVLRGFCHFHINEHQEALKDFQKIVEDESPHPSSCVKALCGRGLVRMISGSPYLTALDYITACKLKLDETFLTTKTYVPWNQRGLLFKVLQEEGEKMLQKKPSSENGNPSRKKTGDQDGASPKECDVSGVHQLATLLMMLDPTDDVCRILCTDALYQMDRIEEAHKMLSLALNSSSQRSPVLARLALLQLKKGFIYDGNQLIKKVIQLGDTSCLLPIMDIFIEEDRRLMQSHCHAKGMSILQSRQGEAYLREAVAYLSFAIIASGGHAKDSLLARGRCYGQLGQKMTAIFDYNTVLRAEPANTEALCAKGFMQMSMNQQKEAVCGVTLALRSDAAYVAREIGALKPEARFLITDWLHDHCRTSLEEALNANKSFQSDPASRDLELIAATLVDTENVQAKIHLLYVDVLIAKENHEEAFTHLKKSFTNSAIDESAKARYGILHVKCRNVLAAAQELSALAGKNPKELETLVKFLDKRQRQSLSQIAGQEGNSLFQENHYEKALEYFSLAVISSNNNPKYLRLRASCLTHLGEYKGAVSDMDMAIQRHSANDLRTQIEDFCFKGRLLLLDGEEEASCRQYVKAVSLDSTFALAAISDSPGRTRLAQIFSQTAHKCFDQKLLEESWKLTECGLIIGENNQELRKLKTRIKREASGCIVH